In the Grimontia kaedaensis genome, one interval contains:
- a CDS encoding helicase-related protein, with protein sequence MTDGKKLTLPIDSIQQDVEQILFESNLIVQADTGTGKSTRLPVWAAKTGRVLVIEPRRVACTTLAGFVAETLESEVGERVGYAIKFDYRFSDDSEVVFATPGVVLRWFSEDKLKGFDVVMIDEFHERRAETDLLAALLVKQDHHRLIVTSATLDNQRLEAYFNAKSIIANAKSYGVTTIHHARDSQHMPSGRSIEDRVKPVVEQALARGGDVLVFLPGKKEISQCLSMLKLLDAEVIPLHASVSDSDRYRALHQSDNQRVVLATNVAETSLTIPGIVTVVDSGMERRTHQRNGRTALALHAISKASAKQRAGRAGRISAGYCERLFGEHAPLEAFTPPELEREDLTETMLAAACCGYVLEQLPFLSNLPEKSLNTAKARLSEMGALDEQGAVTEHGKRLYPLPIDSIFAHLISRMDTKSNTEAMVDLAAVLQTPMTVWKRKGGELVLDDYRRWNALSCDVVTSIAVLRGEQPTEIIDVDELALEEARKLSASIREALELPDWEVASRFSREALLKSVLSVAPELAYVRREKRQQAFGNGFNEVTLSRDSDFPAEPQAAIVFDQFHLAGRGVKQTTSYATCMAPVSFTWLVDAGLGEESVSEFGEHDGVVVDVIERIYAGRVIGEYRQAAEGESLIRALATQIINGELLKGTGERLVREVKYWNLYQSLEDAAKSTEVDVLAWLEQALQDLGVEAIDDLELIEGDDFVFDGIPSWEFDDFAEKYPLELNLAELKLDVEYQKGKRTVVIHHAGGNRKDGPKRWELPSWSGWKVQYKKASRVIDVR encoded by the coding sequence ATGACCGACGGAAAAAAACTCACGCTTCCTATCGACAGCATTCAGCAAGACGTTGAACAAATCCTCTTCGAATCCAACTTAATTGTTCAGGCCGATACAGGAACAGGTAAATCGACGCGGCTACCAGTTTGGGCGGCTAAGACGGGTCGTGTGTTAGTGATTGAACCCAGACGTGTTGCTTGTACAACCTTGGCAGGGTTTGTTGCAGAAACGCTCGAAAGCGAGGTAGGTGAGCGGGTTGGCTACGCCATAAAGTTTGATTACCGCTTTTCTGACGATTCGGAGGTGGTGTTTGCCACACCAGGTGTTGTGTTGCGCTGGTTCAGCGAGGACAAGCTGAAAGGCTTCGATGTGGTGATGATTGACGAGTTTCATGAACGCCGGGCCGAGACGGATTTACTCGCCGCATTGTTGGTAAAGCAAGATCATCATCGTTTGATCGTCACTTCAGCCACGTTGGATAACCAGCGATTGGAAGCCTATTTCAATGCCAAATCGATCATAGCAAATGCCAAGAGTTACGGTGTCACTACTATTCATCATGCCAGAGATTCTCAGCATATGCCTTCAGGTAGGTCGATTGAAGATAGGGTTAAGCCTGTTGTGGAACAAGCATTGGCACGAGGTGGTGATGTGTTGGTCTTCCTGCCAGGGAAGAAAGAAATTAGCCAGTGTCTATCAATGTTAAAATTGCTGGATGCGGAGGTGATTCCTCTCCATGCTTCAGTGTCTGATTCTGATAGATACCGCGCTTTACACCAATCTGATAACCAGCGTGTGGTACTAGCGACCAATGTCGCTGAAACCTCGCTCACCATTCCAGGGATTGTTACCGTTGTCGATTCGGGCATGGAACGTCGTACCCACCAAAGAAACGGTCGTACAGCTTTGGCACTGCACGCAATATCGAAAGCCAGTGCTAAACAGCGAGCTGGGCGTGCAGGACGAATTTCAGCGGGATATTGTGAACGGCTCTTCGGGGAACATGCACCTTTAGAAGCTTTCACTCCACCAGAACTTGAAAGGGAAGATCTAACAGAAACAATGTTAGCAGCGGCATGTTGTGGTTATGTTCTGGAACAACTGCCATTCCTATCAAACCTTCCAGAGAAATCATTGAACACAGCGAAGGCGCGACTCTCAGAAATGGGGGCTCTAGATGAACAAGGCGCAGTCACTGAACATGGCAAGCGCCTGTATCCGTTGCCGATTGATAGTATTTTCGCTCACTTGATTTCAAGAATGGATACAAAATCAAACACCGAAGCCATGGTAGATCTTGCAGCGGTGCTTCAAACACCAATGACAGTGTGGAAGCGAAAAGGTGGAGAGCTTGTTTTAGACGATTACCGAAGATGGAATGCTCTTTCCTGTGACGTTGTCACATCAATTGCTGTACTTCGTGGTGAGCAACCGACCGAAATTATTGATGTTGACGAATTGGCCCTCGAAGAAGCGAGGAAATTGTCAGCATCTATCCGTGAAGCGTTGGAGCTACCCGACTGGGAGGTTGCCAGCCGATTTTCACGCGAAGCACTCTTGAAAAGCGTCCTGTCAGTTGCTCCCGAACTTGCATATGTACGACGCGAAAAACGGCAACAAGCATTCGGCAATGGCTTTAACGAAGTCACGTTGAGTCGCGACAGTGATTTTCCTGCAGAGCCTCAGGCGGCGATTGTATTCGACCAGTTTCACTTGGCAGGCCGAGGTGTGAAGCAAACTACCTCGTACGCCACATGTATGGCTCCTGTTTCCTTTACTTGGCTTGTTGATGCTGGGTTAGGAGAAGAGTCCGTTTCCGAATTTGGTGAACATGATGGCGTAGTGGTCGATGTTATTGAACGAATCTACGCAGGAAGGGTCATTGGTGAATACAGACAAGCGGCGGAAGGAGAAAGCCTTATTCGGGCGTTGGCCACACAAATCATTAATGGCGAACTTTTAAAAGGCACCGGCGAGCGCCTTGTGAGAGAAGTAAAGTACTGGAATCTTTATCAGTCTTTAGAAGATGCCGCGAAAAGTACCGAGGTTGATGTATTGGCCTGGCTTGAGCAAGCTCTGCAGGATTTGGGGGTGGAAGCAATAGACGATTTAGAGTTGATCGAGGGCGACGACTTTGTCTTTGATGGTATTCCGTCTTGGGAGTTTGATGATTTTGCAGAAAAGTACCCGCTAGAGCTGAATCTGGCCGAGTTAAAGCTGGATGTGGAATACCAAAAAGGGAAGCGCACTGTTGTTATACACCACGCTGGCGGTAATAGAAAAGATGGCCCCAAGCGTTGGGAGTTACCATCATGGTCTGGGTGGAAAGTACAGTACAAGAAAGCCAGTCGCGTGATTGACGTGAGATGA
- a CDS encoding YajQ family cyclic di-GMP-binding protein, whose protein sequence is MPSFDIVSEIDTVELKNAVDNAKRELSTRFDFRNVEASFELNKEVVKVAAESDFQVNQMMDILRGNLAKRGVDARAMEPKDMVHSGKTFFSDVHFKNGIEADVAKKIVKLIKEAKIKVQAQIQGEKLRVTGKKRDDLQAAMQVVREADLGQPFQFDNFRD, encoded by the coding sequence ATGCCTTCTTTTGATATCGTCTCAGAAATCGATACCGTAGAGCTGAAAAACGCCGTAGACAATGCGAAGCGTGAACTGTCTACCCGTTTTGACTTCCGCAACGTTGAAGCCAGCTTCGAACTCAATAAAGAAGTCGTGAAAGTTGCTGCTGAGTCAGATTTTCAGGTTAATCAGATGATGGACATCCTGCGCGGAAACCTCGCTAAACGTGGTGTTGATGCCCGAGCGATGGAACCAAAAGACATGGTTCACTCCGGTAAGACTTTCTTTAGTGATGTGCATTTTAAAAACGGCATCGAGGCCGATGTTGCCAAGAAAATCGTTAAACTGATCAAAGAAGCCAAAATCAAAGTTCAGGCTCAGATCCAAGGTGAAAAACTTCGTGTCACCGGTAAGAAGCGAGATGACCTTCAAGCCGCAATGCAAGTCGTGCGCGAAGCGGACTTGGGTCAACCTTTTCAGTTCGATAACTTCCGCGACTAA
- a CDS encoding dihydrofolate reductase family protein, with protein MSNIVYIATSLDGYIADKNGGLDWLHSIPNPDQSDFGWAEFMSGIDGLVMGRTTFETVLGFDCDWPYAKPVFVLSNTMNQIPDSHKDKASLISGDLSEILKNLNEQGFKNLYIDGGKTVQSFMSEDLIDELIITQIPVLLGGGTKLFGDLEHRQQFELVKSEVLINAMVKSHFKRVR; from the coding sequence ATGTCAAATATCGTATATATCGCAACCAGTTTAGATGGTTACATTGCAGATAAAAATGGTGGTTTGGATTGGCTACACAGCATTCCAAACCCAGACCAGTCAGATTTCGGATGGGCCGAATTTATGTCTGGCATTGATGGGCTGGTGATGGGCAGAACTACCTTTGAAACAGTACTCGGATTTGACTGTGACTGGCCCTATGCCAAGCCAGTTTTCGTTCTCAGTAATACCATGAATCAAATCCCTGACTCCCACAAAGATAAAGCCTCTTTGATTTCAGGAGACCTGTCAGAGATCCTTAAAAATCTTAATGAGCAAGGATTCAAGAATCTCTATATCGATGGTGGTAAGACGGTACAGAGCTTCATGTCAGAGGATTTAATTGATGAGCTAATAATCACCCAAATTCCGGTATTGCTCGGCGGCGGCACCAAGCTGTTTGGCGATTTGGAACATCGCCAGCAATTTGAACTGGTAAAGAGTGAAGTGCTGATTAACGCCATGGTCAAATCTCATTTCAAACGTGTGAGATAA
- a CDS encoding 3-deoxy-7-phosphoheptulonate synthase — protein sequence MPIKTDELRTQPVDTLPTPAELEAESPLTDSVAQDIADARKQTEDVLTGRDNRLLVVVGPCSIHDPEAGLEYAKRLKVLAEQHKDTLHIVMRTYFEKPRTVVGWKGMINDPDLDGSCNLRKGLFKARKFLLDVNKLGLPTATEFLDMITGQYIADLVTWGAIGARTTESQIHREMASALSCPVGFKNGTDGNIKIAIDAIRSSQTSHLFCSPDKNGVMTIYRTSGNPYGHVILRGGHQPNYYKADVESAAEDLLAFNLTPRLVVDFSHANCEKQHRRQLDVATDICNQLVEGDTFIAGIMAESFIEEGNQAVDKDNIFGLTYGQSITDPCLGWDDTAKMLQMLSDAVAKRNSR from the coding sequence ATGCCGATTAAAACTGACGAACTAAGAACGCAACCTGTTGACACTCTGCCAACCCCTGCAGAACTGGAAGCAGAATCTCCACTTACAGACAGTGTTGCCCAAGACATCGCAGATGCCCGCAAACAAACGGAAGATGTTCTCACTGGCCGCGACAACCGCTTACTTGTTGTAGTCGGCCCTTGCTCTATCCACGATCCGGAAGCTGGTCTCGAATACGCAAAGCGCCTGAAGGTACTTGCTGAGCAACACAAAGATACTTTGCATATTGTCATGCGCACTTACTTTGAAAAGCCACGTACTGTTGTGGGCTGGAAAGGTATGATCAATGATCCTGACCTCGATGGTAGCTGCAACCTGAGAAAAGGCCTATTCAAAGCCCGTAAATTCCTGCTGGATGTGAACAAGCTGGGTCTGCCTACTGCGACCGAGTTTCTCGACATGATCACCGGTCAATACATTGCAGATTTGGTCACCTGGGGGGCCATCGGCGCGCGCACAACCGAATCGCAAATTCACCGTGAAATGGCGTCTGCACTTTCGTGCCCTGTCGGCTTTAAAAATGGCACTGACGGCAACATCAAGATCGCCATTGATGCAATTCGATCCAGCCAGACTTCTCACCTGTTCTGTTCTCCTGACAAGAATGGTGTAATGACTATTTACCGCACTAGTGGTAACCCTTATGGTCACGTCATTTTGCGCGGCGGACACCAGCCAAACTACTACAAAGCTGATGTTGAAAGCGCAGCTGAAGATCTCTTAGCATTTAATCTGACACCTCGCTTGGTGGTTGATTTCAGTCACGCAAACTGTGAGAAACAACACCGTCGCCAATTGGACGTTGCCACAGATATTTGCAATCAATTGGTCGAAGGCGATACTTTCATCGCTGGCATCATGGCCGAGAGCTTCATTGAAGAAGGCAATCAGGCCGTAGATAAAGACAACATTTTTGGCCTCACTTATGGCCAATCTATCACTGACCCATGTTTGGGCTGGGACGACACCGCTAAGATGCTTCAGATGCTTTCTGATGCTGTTGCGAAACGTAACTCACGCTAA
- a CDS encoding putative PEP-binding protein, whose product MSQMDLTYSHVLKNPAQLEDNDTSFGLVSLGELYINAIGTHPSALDDSNAIKDKLVSLLEGAHKSNSERPFRVMLNDQSALALKQMKGADSEPEEANPAMGLRGVSRYASEAGKPGFVFECEVLKKAIEEKQLPVEIVVPFVRTSSEAATMIDLLAEQGLCRGANGLKVMLACQLPANAVLAEALLAYFDGIIIDVDNLAAFTLAVDFGDEALPYTFNKHNEAVKSLIRDTIRKTQLADKPVQVLAQESDKAIIELAEGANVELVYQ is encoded by the coding sequence ATGTCTCAAATGGATTTGACCTACTCTCACGTTTTAAAAAATCCCGCTCAATTGGAAGATAATGACACGTCATTTGGACTGGTCTCTTTGGGTGAATTGTATATCAACGCGATCGGAACTCACCCGTCAGCACTAGATGACAGTAATGCGATCAAGGACAAATTGGTGTCGTTATTGGAAGGTGCACACAAGTCGAACAGTGAAAGACCGTTTCGTGTGATGTTAAATGACCAAAGTGCGCTCGCATTGAAACAAATGAAAGGGGCTGATTCAGAGCCAGAAGAAGCAAATCCGGCCATGGGCTTGCGTGGAGTTTCGCGCTATGCAAGTGAAGCAGGCAAACCTGGTTTCGTGTTTGAGTGCGAAGTGCTGAAAAAGGCAATTGAGGAAAAGCAGCTTCCCGTTGAGATTGTGGTACCGTTTGTACGCACTTCGAGCGAAGCTGCAACCATGATTGATTTGTTGGCAGAGCAGGGGCTTTGTCGCGGAGCAAATGGTCTGAAAGTAATGCTGGCGTGCCAATTACCCGCGAATGCAGTGCTCGCGGAAGCTTTGTTGGCGTATTTCGACGGTATCATTATTGATGTTGATAACCTCGCCGCATTTACCTTGGCAGTGGACTTTGGTGATGAGGCTTTGCCTTACACCTTCAACAAGCACAATGAAGCGGTGAAGAGCTTGATTCGCGACACTATTCGTAAAACACAACTGGCCGATAAGCCTGTGCAGGTGTTAGCTCAAGAATCAGATAAAGCGATCATCGAGCTGGCAGAAGGTGCGAACGTAGAGCTGGTTTATCAATAA